The Galactobacillus timonensis genome has a segment encoding these proteins:
- a CDS encoding HAD domain-containing protein, with protein sequence MIEEFTVLYLRRKMAWNRKKGKEDNLLFLDFDGVINTFDDALKTDYQMPSRRCMKNLNQLCHDRHLKIVISSSWRYEGLKSCENYLREGGLDSDIEVVGTTPKNGARGRPSEILQYVTKEKDLTGFLIVDDLPMEFLSPFAYRTDFERGLDQEALKVLEKIRW encoded by the coding sequence ATGATTGAAGAGTTTACCGTTCTCTATCTCAGAAGAAAAATGGCATGGAACCGGAAGAAGGGAAAGGAAGACAATCTTCTGTTCCTGGATTTTGATGGTGTCATCAATACGTTTGATGATGCGCTGAAGACGGATTATCAGATGCCAAGCCGCAGGTGTATGAAGAACCTCAATCAGCTGTGCCACGATCGGCATCTGAAGATTGTCATTTCAAGTTCGTGGCGGTATGAAGGGCTTAAGAGCTGCGAGAACTATCTGCGGGAAGGCGGTCTGGACAGCGATATTGAAGTCGTTGGAACGACACCGAAAAATGGAGCCAGGGGAAGACCTTCAGAAATACTTCAGTATGTCACGAAGGAGAAAGATCTGACCGGTTTCCTGATCGTTGATGATCTTCCGATGGAATTCCTCTCTCCATTTGCCTATCGTACCGATTTTGAAAGGGGACTGGACCAGGAAGCCTTGAAGGTGCTTGAAAAGATCCGGTGGTAA
- a CDS encoding LTA synthase family protein, with protein MSKVDEKFMKNHSVEIRVRDLVLGVLIALCLVLAFVPRPGRLQFFIPESSQSYGNTDRVLSVTADMDGTERTGKEGKTATNDACVEVSLGSKQADSVTVTSEKESIGAYYYWGVQWIKYFDTDSLSSYAEKSFSHPENEYFTDMTLPQLVAKYADKMLIFSVKGNGKTGFTEEMDAALKSVGITTTPLDGKVNDSYVAYAYDGKTYSYVGRESDTHYESINGHRFYMTSAGIYDGNRSSILIDGKNVSGNRNGLNVMVYDPEEGTLIDSVTYNTNSTDVTMTRNDEAFYTVYSTVINASFLEQLQVRYDQVAAVFRMVYLAGAEALILLWLDLRNMDRVLSSGKPMKTWTLVLKQIPVLLFMVLPGLMWVGYQYLIAEFSDVSIDQLAFHMNTNLNGTNWGDFKDLFIELGMVGGILLGIGIVLLLIFIHLKKNPEKGKWTVRIRWIYGLRWATVIAGIVVGAIVIDSFWWRYSVYDYLTNQNINAEVFDEYYVDPSTANITFPEEKKNLIYIFMESMEISAADESVGGGKTFNAIPELTDLALANNCFNGSSSTTLNGGIPLTNGTWTIAGIVSQTSGLPLKLSNSFSNKRGNISEFMPGATTLGDILKEQGYNQEFLLGSDAEFGNRAEYFKQHGNFTIHDYYYAKNQGLIPWNYFVWWGYEDAKLFEFAKDDATQLASQDEPFNLTILTVDTHFTNGWLCEDCPDTYADQYSNVLACSSKKVSEFVQWVQEQPWGKDTVIVLSGDHLCMDDNYYSDMPEGYQRKTYVNIINGAKEKPAEKRTFATIDLFPTTLSALGADIEGNRLGLGTDLYSDTETLLELKGKDYMDNQFSMHSDFYNENILYGNP; from the coding sequence GTGAGTAAAGTTGATGAAAAGTTTATGAAAAATCACTCTGTTGAGATCCGGGTGCGGGATCTGGTTCTTGGGGTTCTGATTGCGCTGTGTCTGGTGCTGGCCTTTGTGCCGCGGCCCGGCCGTCTGCAGTTTTTTATCCCGGAGAGTTCGCAGAGCTATGGCAATACGGACCGTGTCCTTTCGGTGACGGCGGACATGGATGGCACCGAGCGTACAGGCAAAGAGGGCAAAACGGCTACCAATGATGCATGCGTCGAGGTATCGCTTGGCTCGAAGCAGGCGGACAGCGTCACGGTGACGTCGGAAAAGGAATCGATTGGTGCCTATTACTACTGGGGTGTGCAGTGGATCAAGTACTTTGATACGGACAGCCTTTCTTCCTATGCGGAGAAGTCGTTTTCACATCCGGAGAATGAATACTTTACCGATATGACGCTGCCGCAGCTGGTGGCGAAGTATGCGGACAAGATGCTCATCTTCTCCGTTAAGGGCAATGGCAAGACGGGCTTTACGGAAGAGATGGATGCGGCGCTGAAGTCGGTCGGCATCACGACGACGCCGCTGGACGGCAAGGTGAATGATTCCTATGTGGCCTATGCCTATGACGGCAAGACCTATTCCTATGTCGGCCGTGAGAGTGATACGCACTATGAGTCAATCAACGGGCACCGTTTCTACATGACCAGTGCCGGCATCTATGATGGCAACCGTTCGTCGATTCTGATTGACGGTAAGAATGTCAGCGGCAACCGCAACGGTCTCAATGTCATGGTTTATGACCCTGAGGAGGGGACGCTGATTGATTCGGTCACCTACAACACCAACAGCACCGATGTGACGATGACGCGCAATGATGAGGCGTTCTATACGGTGTATTCGACCGTCATCAATGCGTCGTTTCTGGAGCAGCTGCAGGTGCGCTATGACCAGGTGGCGGCCGTGTTCCGGATGGTGTATCTTGCCGGTGCGGAGGCTCTGATACTGCTGTGGCTGGATCTCAGAAACATGGACAGGGTGCTTTCTTCCGGAAAGCCGATGAAGACGTGGACGCTGGTTCTGAAGCAGATCCCGGTGCTTCTCTTTATGGTTCTGCCTGGGCTGATGTGGGTTGGCTATCAGTATCTGATCGCTGAATTTTCGGATGTGAGCATTGATCAGCTGGCATTCCATATGAATACCAATCTGAACGGTACAAACTGGGGCGATTTCAAGGATCTCTTCATTGAGCTGGGCATGGTCGGCGGCATTCTGCTGGGCATTGGCATTGTGCTGCTGCTGATCTTCATTCATCTCAAGAAAAATCCGGAAAAGGGGAAGTGGACGGTACGGATCCGGTGGATCTACGGTCTGCGCTGGGCAACGGTCATTGCCGGCATTGTGGTCGGGGCCATTGTGATTGACAGCTTCTGGTGGCGCTACAGCGTCTACGACTATCTGACGAATCAGAACATCAATGCGGAAGTATTTGATGAGTATTATGTAGATCCCTCGACGGCAAACATCACGTTCCCCGAGGAGAAGAAGAACCTGATCTATATCTTCATGGAGTCGATGGAGATTTCGGCGGCGGATGAAAGTGTCGGTGGCGGAAAGACGTTCAATGCGATTCCGGAGTTGACGGATCTGGCGCTGGCCAATAACTGCTTCAACGGCTCTTCCAGTACGACGCTCAATGGCGGTATCCCGCTGACCAACGGTACCTGGACGATTGCCGGCATCGTGTCACAGACCAGCGGTCTGCCGCTGAAGCTGAGCAATTCCTTCTCCAACAAGCGCGGAAACATTTCGGAATTCATGCCGGGCGCAACGACGCTGGGCGATATCCTGAAGGAGCAGGGCTACAACCAGGAATTCCTGCTTGGATCGGATGCGGAGTTCGGCAACCGTGCCGAGTACTTTAAGCAGCACGGCAACTTTACGATCCATGACTACTACTATGCAAAGAATCAGGGTCTGATCCCATGGAACTACTTTGTCTGGTGGGGCTATGAGGATGCGAAGCTCTTTGAATTTGCCAAGGATGATGCGACGCAGCTGGCTTCGCAGGACGAGCCGTTCAATCTGACGATTCTGACGGTGGATACGCATTTTACCAACGGGTGGCTGTGTGAGGACTGCCCGGATACGTATGCGGACCAGTACAGCAATGTGCTTGCATGTTCGAGCAAGAAGGTTTCGGAATTTGTGCAGTGGGTACAGGAGCAGCCCTGGGGCAAGGATACGGTGATTGTGCTGAGCGGGGATCATCTGTGCATGGATGATAACTATTATTCCGATATGCCGGAAGGCTACCAGCGCAAGACCTATGTCAATATCATCAACGGTGCCAAGGAGAAACCGGCGGAGAAACGTACGTTTGCGACGATTGATCTCTTCCCGACGACGCTGTCTGCGCTTGGTGCGGACATTGAAGGGAACCGGCTCGGCCTTGGGACGGATCTGTATTCCGATACGGAAACGCTGCTGGAACTGAAGGGCAAGGACTACATGGACAATCAGTTCTCAATGCATTCGGACTTCTATAACGAGAATATTCTGTATGGAAATCCGTGA
- the asnB gene encoding asparagine synthase B, producing MCGILVTTDELTDPKAFEAGLASLADRGPDDGRILSIGHGTMGFRRLAIMGLNEEGMQPFVRGGSAAVCNGELYGFRPVKKRLEEEDHYTFRSDSDCEIILPLYEKFGTGMFAKLDAEYAMVIYDAKEGSWIASRDPIGIRPLFYGYTKNHRICFGSTAASLMPIAEDIMPFPPGTYYKDGVFTAYTHIELPDAMIHDDLETVCKGIHDRLVEGVLKRMDADAPVGYLLSGGLDSSLVCAIAQRHSRTPIRTFAIGMDTDAIDLKYARQVAEFIGSDHTEVKMTRQEVIDALPEVIKALGTWDITTIRASMGMYLLCKAIHKDTDVHVLYTGEISDELFGYKYTDFAPDAQSFQIEAEKRIRELYMYDVLRADRCISANSMESRVPFGDLSFVHYVMSIDPSMKMNTYHMGKYLLRHAFEKDNLLPHSILFRDKAAFSDAVGHSLADDLKALAEEKYSDQDFKAGCAKYTWHRPYTKESLMYRDIFESYYPGMDRMIKDYWLPNQSWQGCQVSDPSARYLSNYGASGI from the coding sequence ATGTGCGGAATACTTGTAACAACAGATGAATTAACGGATCCGAAGGCATTTGAGGCCGGACTTGCAAGTCTGGCAGACCGCGGACCCGATGATGGAAGAATTCTCTCCATCGGCCACGGAACGATGGGCTTCCGCCGCCTGGCCATTATGGGACTCAACGAAGAAGGAATGCAGCCGTTTGTAAGAGGCGGCTCTGCCGCCGTATGCAACGGCGAGCTGTATGGCTTCCGTCCCGTCAAGAAGAGACTCGAGGAAGAGGACCATTACACCTTCCGTTCGGACAGTGACTGCGAAATCATTCTGCCGCTCTATGAAAAGTTCGGTACCGGGATGTTTGCGAAACTCGATGCGGAATATGCGATGGTGATCTATGACGCGAAGGAAGGCAGCTGGATCGCTTCCCGCGACCCGATCGGGATCCGTCCCCTCTTCTACGGCTATACAAAGAACCACAGGATCTGCTTCGGATCGACGGCGGCATCTCTGATGCCGATTGCCGAAGACATTATGCCCTTCCCTCCCGGAACTTATTACAAGGACGGCGTCTTCACTGCCTATACGCATATTGAGCTGCCGGATGCCATGATCCATGACGATCTCGAGACGGTATGCAAAGGAATCCACGACCGCCTCGTCGAAGGTGTTTTGAAGCGGATGGACGCTGATGCGCCGGTCGGCTATCTGCTCAGCGGCGGCCTTGACAGTTCGCTGGTCTGCGCCATTGCGCAGCGCCACTCCAGGACGCCGATCCGTACCTTTGCCATCGGCATGGATACGGACGCCATCGATCTGAAGTATGCGCGCCAGGTTGCGGAATTCATCGGCTCCGACCATACCGAAGTCAAGATGACACGTCAGGAAGTCATCGATGCGCTCCCGGAAGTCATCAAGGCACTGGGAACCTGGGATATCACAACAATCCGCGCCTCCATGGGCATGTACCTGCTGTGCAAAGCAATTCATAAAGATACCGATGTCCATGTACTCTATACCGGAGAAATCTCGGATGAGCTCTTCGGATACAAGTATACGGACTTTGCCCCGGATGCCCAGAGCTTCCAGATCGAAGCCGAGAAGCGGATCCGTGAGCTGTATATGTACGATGTTCTGCGTGCTGACCGCTGCATCTCCGCAAACTCCATGGAGAGCCGCGTACCGTTCGGTGACCTTTCCTTTGTCCATTATGTAATGTCCATCGATCCTTCGATGAAGATGAACACCTACCATATGGGCAAATATCTGTTACGCCACGCATTCGAGAAGGACAACCTCCTGCCGCATTCGATCCTGTTCCGGGATAAAGCGGCCTTCTCGGATGCCGTCGGCCACTCTCTGGCCGACGATCTGAAGGCGTTAGCCGAAGAGAAGTACAGCGATCAGGACTTCAAAGCGGGCTGTGCGAAGTACACGTGGCACAGACCTTATACCAAGGAAAGCCTGATGTACCGGGATATTTTCGAATCCTATTACCCCGGCATGGACAGGATGATCAAGGACTACTGGCTGCCGAACCAGAGCTGGCAAGGATGCCAGGTCAGTGATCCTTCGGCACGTTACTTATCCAACTATGGAGCATCCGGGATCTGA
- the rnhC gene encoding ribonuclease HIII, with amino-acid sequence MPKTVVTLTLNEQAAEDLYSAFSSCSVPVSSPYIRYQLRPEGCVITCYKTNKVVFQGTDAEKYSTPYLNMPGAVPSTSSRSSSSSVILPQGGSDEVGTGDYFGPVCVCAAIVAEKDWDLIQRLGVRDSKTITDVDIRMMAPKLMEQIPYSLLIVPPAKYNAVHASTNLNSMKAILHNQAYLNLRKKAALPAFLMVDQFAPEKQYYSYLRNVPEVVRGLHFETKSESRYPAVGCASIIARYAFLKAMDQMSQKYQMTFAKGAGTPADDCAMAFVERYGMDELKNVAKLHFKNTEKIQRTL; translated from the coding sequence ATGCCGAAAACTGTAGTGACACTGACATTGAACGAACAGGCCGCAGAAGATCTGTATTCTGCATTTTCATCGTGCTCGGTACCTGTATCTTCGCCCTATATCCGTTATCAGCTGCGTCCGGAGGGCTGCGTCATCACCTGCTACAAGACCAACAAGGTCGTATTCCAGGGGACGGATGCCGAGAAATACAGTACGCCCTATCTCAATATGCCGGGAGCGGTTCCCTCCACGTCATCCCGGAGCTCTTCGTCCTCCGTCATTTTGCCGCAGGGCGGCAGTGACGAGGTCGGTACCGGAGACTATTTCGGTCCGGTGTGCGTCTGTGCAGCGATCGTGGCGGAGAAGGACTGGGATCTGATTCAAAGACTCGGCGTCCGCGATTCGAAGACGATCACGGACGTAGACATAAGGATGATGGCTCCGAAGCTGATGGAACAGATTCCCTATTCGCTGCTGATTGTTCCGCCGGCAAAATACAACGCGGTCCATGCCTCTACCAATCTCAATTCGATGAAGGCCATTCTTCATAATCAGGCCTATCTGAACCTGAGGAAGAAGGCAGCGCTGCCCGCCTTCCTTATGGTGGATCAGTTTGCGCCTGAGAAGCAGTACTACAGCTATCTGCGTAATGTGCCGGAAGTCGTGCGCGGACTCCATTTCGAGACGAAGTCGGAAAGCAGATATCCCGCCGTCGGCTGTGCATCGATCATTGCGCGCTATGCCTTTCTGAAGGCAATGGATCAGATGAGTCAGAAATATCAGATGACCTTTGCCAAAGGCGCCGGGACACCGGCGGATGACTGTGCCATGGCCTTTGTCGAGCGCTATGGAATGGATGAGCTCAAGAATGTTGCAAAGCTCCATTTCAAGAATACGGAGAAGATTCAGCGCACCCTCTAG
- a CDS encoding DUF3800 domain-containing protein produces the protein MTSNKDISTVYIDESGDLGINKGTQWFIISGAIISKEDENNCLKTFRSIQNQLNIKKIHLREIREFNKRAFVVKKTSLENFTFVNVVIDTRKLTMTDSSLTYNYACRLLLERCSWYLRDNAKKADIVLSSRGTSRDNELIRYIQQSLIDTDSPSINIASGVFNSVCAISAGQRTMLSLPDICATSLFEAYEKDRFGFTYPCFIKMLSDKMYKYKGDLKNYGIKYFSSDMEPNNSQIIGCNPCYQGK, from the coding sequence ATGACATCGAATAAAGATATTTCAACTGTATATATCGATGAATCTGGCGATTTAGGAATCAATAAAGGGACACAATGGTTCATTATTTCTGGTGCAATCATTTCTAAAGAGGATGAGAATAATTGTCTGAAAACTTTTCGGTCTATTCAAAATCAATTGAATATCAAGAAAATTCATCTCCGTGAAATCCGTGAATTTAACAAAAGAGCATTTGTTGTAAAGAAAACAAGCCTTGAAAACTTTACTTTCGTAAATGTAGTTATTGATACACGGAAGCTCACAATGACAGATTCTTCTCTAACATATAATTATGCCTGCAGATTGTTACTTGAAAGATGTTCATGGTATCTGAGAGACAACGCAAAAAAAGCTGATATTGTCCTTTCCTCTAGGGGAACCAGTCGAGACAATGAACTAATTAGATATATTCAACAGTCACTTATTGATACTGACAGTCCATCAATCAACATTGCAAGTGGTGTCTTCAACAGTGTATGTGCGATTTCCGCCGGTCAACGTACTATGCTTTCACTTCCGGACATATGTGCAACCAGCTTATTTGAAGCATATGAAAAGGACAGATTCGGATTTACATATCCTTGCTTCATCAAAATGTTGTCAGACAAAATGTACAAGTACAAAGGTGATTTAAAGAATTATGGAATCAAATATTTTAGTAGTGATATGGAACCGAATAATTCTCAAATCATTGGATGCAATCCGTGCTATCAAGGAAAATAA
- a CDS encoding carbohydrate kinase family protein, giving the protein MKKTVLIADTELDLEMHVDHLPKGNEDMPAIQSSSTRISGAGWWVANVFHVLDFPVEWLSCVGSGEYGDAVYNALKAAGTALPSRSSDTAGCTWTFIDGKGNVSGMSAAGAEYEVPIARLKNLKADDVRCSIVAGTMLDGSTRDDVLSSLSKLKNLIFIPLGRGSVQEKGTLGLIFDACPIIVLREEELSLMTGEEEDLKAGAQKLADRTKNAVLVTMNSGEVYLFDGYEGSIIPIDINPADDGSGAFETFCGAFAAGRAAGLSVPGSVYFGRDFLTHAFHGAFTEADKKAVKDALVERIMSDHKKPKANLS; this is encoded by the coding sequence ATGAAGAAAACAGTGTTGATTGCGGATACAGAACTTGATCTTGAGATGCACGTGGATCATCTTCCGAAGGGAAATGAAGATATGCCGGCCATTCAGTCGTCTTCGACGCGGATCTCGGGTGCTGGCTGGTGGGTTGCCAATGTGTTCCATGTGCTGGATTTTCCGGTGGAATGGCTGAGCTGCGTTGGATCGGGTGAATATGGAGATGCGGTGTATAACGCTCTGAAAGCGGCTGGAACTGCCCTTCCTTCGCGCAGCAGCGATACGGCAGGCTGTACGTGGACATTCATTGATGGCAAAGGAAATGTGTCGGGAATGAGCGCGGCAGGGGCGGAATATGAGGTTCCCATAGCGCGTCTGAAAAATCTGAAGGCGGATGATGTTCGCTGCAGTATCGTTGCCGGTACGATGCTCGATGGAAGTACGCGGGACGATGTGCTGAGCAGTCTTTCGAAACTCAAAAATCTGATCTTTATTCCGCTTGGTCGGGGATCGGTGCAGGAAAAGGGGACGCTGGGTCTGATCTTTGATGCGTGTCCGATTATTGTTCTTAGAGAAGAAGAGCTGTCGTTGATGACCGGGGAAGAAGAGGATCTTAAGGCCGGGGCACAGAAGTTAGCCGATCGTACGAAGAATGCGGTGCTTGTCACAATGAACAGCGGCGAAGTTTATCTGTTTGATGGCTATGAGGGCAGTATCATTCCGATCGATATCAATCCGGCAGATGATGGCTCCGGAGCCTTTGAGACGTTCTGCGGTGCTTTTGCGGCGGGAAGGGCTGCGGGGCTGAGCGTGCCCGGCAGCGTCTATTTTGGCCGTGACTTTCTGACACATGCGTTCCATGGGGCCTTTACGGAAGCGGACAAGAAGGCTGTCAAGGATGCGCTCGTGGAGCGGATCATGAGTGATCATAAGAAGCCGAAAGCGAATCTTTCATGA
- a CDS encoding CvpA family protein — protein sequence MITIPPASYYIVDIVIAAFYIAFLFLGAHRGFLRQLVSLLGTVLSFLGAWRYCGVLAEYIHLWPSSWNPAKDAFYGDTVYAMLNKMAWFFVLLIVLRLLFLLLDKLAKGIENIPVLKQISGLLGALLGAVGATVWVLVFCILLQTPLFSNGADIYRNTVLHTISETTGTVFSKLAVPVNETETFSKLYQSLKNNEGEDTQAIEQWLQEHGYTPQEENQ from the coding sequence ATGATCACGATTCCGCCGGCGTCCTATTACATTGTTGATATCGTCATTGCGGCCTTTTACATTGCGTTTCTGTTTCTGGGGGCGCACCGGGGATTTCTGAGGCAGCTTGTGAGTCTTCTCGGTACGGTGCTGTCATTTCTCGGGGCATGGCGCTATTGCGGCGTCCTTGCGGAATACATTCACCTTTGGCCCTCGTCCTGGAATCCGGCAAAGGATGCGTTCTATGGCGACACGGTGTATGCGATGCTCAACAAGATGGCGTGGTTCTTTGTGCTGCTCATCGTCCTGCGGCTTCTGTTTCTGCTTCTGGATAAGCTGGCAAAGGGCATTGAGAATATTCCGGTACTGAAGCAGATCAGCGGCCTTCTTGGTGCGCTGCTTGGGGCAGTCGGGGCTACGGTGTGGGTGCTTGTGTTCTGCATCCTTCTGCAGACGCCTCTTTTCAGCAACGGTGCCGATATTTACCGGAACACGGTTCTGCACACGATCAGCGAAACAACCGGCACGGTATTTTCAAAGCTGGCGGTACCGGTGAATGAGACGGAAACCTTTTCGAAGCTGTATCAGTCTTTGAAAAACAATGAAGGGGAAGATACCCAGGCCATCGAGCAGTGGCTCCAGGAACACGGCTATACGCCGCAAGAGGAGAATCAATGA
- a CDS encoding endonuclease MutS2: MSLEQQLELNVIKEQVKNFASFSLGQKKIEELTPSYEPLVLRQENERSREALAAVVHYGTMPFDGIRDIEQSLQNAKKGRTLTPQELSQEINLIHGLSHITAYEKMIEEDHPALKDLTSTITIHKNTAAKLESCIDAYGEIRDSASADLRNIRSSLRHADADVQAAVTRFMHAHPDSIVDSIVSYRNDRAVILVKASDKNSFHGFVYGDSASGQASYIEPPEVIAANNRKAQLQEQEAREIHRILVECTKEVGKIADEEIGNLETAGILDAIFARAQWGAAHDACVATLTQERRLSFEKARHPLIDPKKVVANNYHLEDPQHMLLITGPNTGGKTVSMKIIGLFTLMSYCGIPIPCDSAVIPYFDAVYADIGDDQSVVSSLSSFSAHVEKQARALASATSQSLVLLDEIGSGTDPREGEALAIAILNELRIRGTMTVATTHYSRLKSYGKRHPDILLASVEFDMEKLAPTYRYLEGTTGSSNALEIAGKYGLPKSVIKEARFLKDQARSQEDVLLEQLDKELSKQRATNEQLEAKLKEIRTYQQQLKTQQIEFQKERDEWKAHADEEAEAITEEAKEQADAILKRMRKMQQNAKYHEVLAERQKLNRTGGESENSSGTGQGRNNNPDISQGGNARKTQAPPAFQVGDTVELRANGQAAKVVRIERKEILINLNGREMRVKPDTIRPSLKVIPKITVDPEVHIAHASIFEAFSPECNLIGMHVDEAVEKLQSYVSDAKIHGLKEFRIIHGDGSGALRKAVHEQLSAMKDVQSFTLARPEHGGSGATVVKLK, from the coding sequence ATGAGTCTTGAGCAGCAGCTGGAACTGAATGTAATCAAGGAACAGGTGAAGAACTTCGCCTCCTTTTCCCTTGGTCAGAAGAAGATCGAAGAACTGACGCCAAGCTATGAGCCGCTGGTTCTGCGGCAGGAAAATGAGCGCAGCAGAGAAGCCCTTGCGGCCGTGGTTCATTACGGGACGATGCCCTTTGACGGGATCAGGGATATTGAACAGTCCCTGCAGAATGCAAAGAAGGGACGCACCCTGACGCCGCAGGAACTGAGTCAGGAAATCAATCTGATCCACGGCCTATCCCATATCACTGCCTATGAAAAAATGATTGAGGAGGATCATCCGGCCTTAAAGGATCTGACTTCCACGATCACGATTCATAAGAATACGGCAGCGAAGCTGGAATCCTGCATCGATGCCTATGGCGAGATCAGGGATTCCGCATCTGCCGATCTTAGAAATATCCGGTCCAGTCTTCGCCATGCGGACGCCGACGTGCAGGCGGCCGTGACCCGCTTCATGCATGCGCATCCCGACAGCATCGTGGATTCGATCGTTTCCTACCGCAATGACCGTGCCGTCATCCTTGTAAAAGCTTCGGACAAGAACAGCTTTCATGGCTTTGTCTATGGCGATTCCGCCAGTGGACAGGCTTCCTATATCGAGCCGCCGGAAGTCATCGCCGCCAACAACCGCAAGGCCCAGCTGCAGGAACAGGAGGCGCGGGAAATCCACCGCATCCTTGTCGAATGCACAAAGGAAGTTGGGAAAATTGCCGATGAAGAGATCGGAAACCTGGAAACGGCCGGGATCCTTGATGCAATTTTTGCCAGGGCACAATGGGGTGCGGCGCATGATGCATGCGTTGCCACACTGACGCAAGAGCGCAGACTTTCCTTCGAAAAGGCGCGGCACCCGCTGATTGATCCCAAGAAGGTTGTAGCCAATAACTATCACCTCGAAGATCCTCAGCACATGTTATTGATTACGGGGCCCAATACCGGCGGAAAGACGGTATCGATGAAGATCATCGGTCTCTTTACGCTGATGAGCTACTGCGGCATTCCGATTCCCTGTGACAGTGCTGTCATTCCTTATTTTGATGCCGTGTATGCCGACATCGGAGATGATCAGTCCGTCGTTTCTTCGCTGAGTTCCTTTTCTGCCCATGTGGAAAAGCAGGCTAGGGCCCTGGCATCGGCGACGTCGCAGTCTCTGGTGCTTCTGGATGAAATCGGCTCCGGCACCGATCCCAGGGAAGGCGAAGCTTTAGCGATTGCCATTTTGAATGAACTGCGCATCCGGGGAACGATGACGGTTGCCACGACACACTACAGCCGCCTCAAATCCTATGGCAAGCGGCATCCTGATATCCTTCTGGCCAGCGTTGAGTTTGATATGGAGAAGCTGGCTCCGACATACCGGTATCTGGAAGGGACGACGGGTTCCTCCAATGCACTGGAGATCGCGGGAAAGTACGGTCTGCCAAAATCAGTTATTAAAGAGGCACGGTTTCTGAAGGATCAGGCCAGAAGCCAGGAAGATGTTCTTCTCGAACAGCTGGACAAGGAACTGAGCAAGCAGCGTGCCACCAATGAGCAGCTGGAAGCCAAGCTCAAGGAGATCCGCACCTACCAGCAGCAGCTCAAGACTCAGCAGATCGAGTTCCAGAAGGAACGGGATGAGTGGAAGGCACACGCAGACGAAGAAGCCGAAGCCATCACGGAAGAGGCCAAGGAACAGGCGGATGCCATCCTGAAGCGTATGCGGAAGATGCAGCAGAATGCCAAATACCATGAAGTGCTTGCAGAGCGGCAGAAGCTGAACCGGACCGGCGGCGAGAGTGAAAATTCATCCGGCACCGGCCAGGGCAGAAATAACAATCCGGACATATCCCAGGGCGGCAATGCCAGAAAGACACAGGCGCCCCCTGCCTTTCAGGTCGGGGATACGGTGGAGCTGCGTGCCAACGGGCAGGCGGCGAAGGTGGTGCGCATTGAACGCAAGGAGATACTCATCAATCTCAATGGACGTGAGATGCGGGTGAAACCGGATACGATCCGGCCAAGTCTCAAGGTGATTCCGAAGATTACGGTGGATCCGGAGGTACATATTGCCCATGCCAGTATCTTTGAAGCCTTCTCACCTGAGTGCAATCTGATTGGTATGCACGTGGATGAAGCGGTGGAGAAGCTGCAGAGCTATGTCTCGGATGCGAAGATCCACGGCCTCAAGGAGTTCCGCATCATTCACGGAGATGGCAGCGGAGCACTTCGTAAGGCGGTGCATGAGCAGTTATCCGCAATGAAGGATGTGCAATCGTTTACGCTTGCACGTCCTGAGCACGGCGGCAGCGGAGCTACGGTCGTGAAGTTAAAATGA